A window from Corynebacterium accolens encodes these proteins:
- a CDS encoding formate--tetrahydrofolate ligase, with amino-acid sequence MTTQPSDVEIAQAHTLQPIAEIAAKAGIPEDAVIPFGSTKAKVDITKVDYAKDKRGKLVLVTGVSPTPAGEGKSTVLIGLTDALDQIGKKAIVALREPSQGPVMGIKGGAAGGGYAQIVPMEDINLHFTGDFHAIAAATNTLAAIIDNHIHQGNQLGIDPRRVTWQRCVDVNDRALRNVVTGLGGPAHGVPAETGFTITAASEIMAILCLATSLDDLKQRLGNITVGFTYDQRPVTARELDAEGALTALMRDALNPNLVQTLGGVPALVHGGPFANIAHGCNSLLATQTALQFGDIVLSEAGFGADLGGEKFMDIKSRFGDLDVAGAVVVATIRSQKYNGGVAKDKLTEENLEALQKGIVNLERHVENLRKFGIKPVVALNLFWSDTEAERQLMRDWAKDFGVALEEANVWAEGGAGATKLAETLLENLEGGAQQLYDPEEGIEASIETIAREIYRADRVEYGSKAVKDLQYIKDNGWDKLPVVISKTQYSFSDEATALGAPEGHTLHVRELLPRTGSGFIVVLTGNVMTMPGLPKKPAANNIDVAADGTVSGLF; translated from the coding sequence ATGACTACGCAGCCATCCGATGTTGAAATCGCACAAGCCCATACCCTGCAGCCAATTGCGGAGATCGCAGCCAAAGCAGGTATCCCTGAAGATGCAGTAATTCCCTTTGGTTCCACGAAAGCCAAGGTGGATATCACCAAGGTAGACTACGCCAAAGACAAGCGCGGCAAGCTCGTGCTGGTGACAGGAGTCTCACCAACACCTGCCGGCGAAGGTAAATCCACGGTGCTTATCGGCTTGACCGATGCGCTGGACCAGATTGGGAAGAAGGCCATCGTAGCTCTGCGCGAGCCATCCCAGGGCCCAGTAATGGGCATCAAGGGCGGTGCCGCGGGCGGCGGCTACGCCCAGATTGTGCCGATGGAAGATATCAACCTGCACTTCACCGGTGACTTCCACGCCATTGCCGCGGCAACGAATACGCTCGCGGCCATCATCGACAATCACATTCACCAGGGCAATCAGCTGGGCATCGATCCGCGCCGCGTGACGTGGCAGCGCTGCGTCGACGTGAACGACCGCGCACTGCGCAATGTGGTCACCGGGCTCGGCGGCCCTGCGCACGGCGTGCCGGCAGAAACCGGCTTTACCATTACGGCCGCCTCTGAAATCATGGCCATTTTGTGCTTGGCGACGAGCCTCGATGACCTCAAGCAGCGCTTGGGCAATATCACCGTCGGCTTTACCTATGACCAGCGTCCAGTGACCGCGCGCGAGCTCGATGCGGAAGGCGCGCTGACCGCGCTGATGCGCGATGCCTTGAACCCGAACCTCGTGCAAACTCTCGGCGGGGTTCCCGCACTCGTCCACGGTGGCCCCTTCGCCAATATCGCGCACGGCTGCAATTCCTTGCTGGCGACCCAGACCGCGCTGCAGTTCGGCGATATCGTGCTGTCCGAAGCCGGCTTCGGTGCGGATCTTGGCGGCGAGAAGTTTATGGATATCAAGTCCCGCTTTGGTGACCTGGACGTGGCCGGCGCGGTGGTCGTGGCGACGATTCGCTCGCAGAAGTACAACGGGGGCGTTGCCAAGGACAAGCTCACCGAGGAAAACCTTGAGGCGCTCCAGAAGGGCATCGTCAACCTTGAGCGCCACGTAGAAAACCTGCGCAAGTTTGGAATTAAGCCCGTCGTCGCGCTGAACCTCTTCTGGTCTGATACGGAGGCAGAGCGCCAGCTCATGCGCGATTGGGCTAAGGACTTCGGCGTGGCCCTGGAAGAGGCCAACGTCTGGGCCGAAGGCGGCGCGGGAGCGACGAAGCTGGCCGAGACCCTGTTGGAGAACCTCGAGGGCGGCGCGCAGCAGCTCTACGATCCAGAAGAAGGCATCGAGGCCTCCATCGAGACCATCGCCCGCGAGATCTACCGCGCAGACCGCGTGGAATACGGCTCCAAGGCTGTGAAGGACTTGCAGTACATCAAGGACAATGGCTGGGATAAACTGCCCGTAGTCATTTCCAAGACGCAGTATTCCTTCTCCGATGAAGCAACGGCATTGGGTGCCCCGGAAGGACACACACTGCACGTGCGCGAGCTGCTGCCGCGCACCGGTTCCGGGTTCATCGTGGTGCTGACCGGCAACGTGATGACCATGCCGGGTCTGCCTAAGAAGCCGGCGGCCAATAATATCGACGTCGCCGCCGATGGCACGGTATCCGGACTGTTCTAA
- a CDS encoding phosphoribosyl-ATP diphosphatase, producing MKDFETLFAELLNKADRKPEGSGTVQALEEGAHHIGKKIIEEAGXXWIAAEYQSDEELAEEMSQLIYWMQVMMIKRGLRPEDIYKYL from the coding sequence GTGAAGGATTTTGAGACACTTTTTGCTGAGCTACTAAACAAAGCAGACCGGAAGCCAGAGGGCTCTGGGACCGTCCAGGCGCTGGAAGAAGGCGCCCATCATATTGGCAAAAAGATCATCGAAGAGGCGGGCGRAGKATGGATCGCCGCCGAATACCAGTCCGATGAGGAACTGGCGGAAGAAATGTCGCAGCTTATCTATTGGATGCAGGTCATGATGATCAAGCGCGGCCTGCGCCCTGAAGATATTTATAAATACCTATAA
- the hisG gene encoding ATP phosphoribosyltransferase, protein MIKIAVPNKGSLSEAALEILGEAGYKGRGHSKTLNVVDLDNGVEFFFLRPKDIAIYVARGVLDLGITGRDLALDSNAQFKEVLSLGFGDSTFRYAAPQGKGWDISHLEGKRVATSYPNLVRQDLAEKGISADVIRLDGAVEISIHLGVADVIADVVSTGTTLRQQGLAPFGEPIVTSEAVVIKRHDAEVTPEEQVVLGRIQGILHARTYLMIDYNIAEENLDKAAGVTPGLTGPTVSPLARQDWVAVRAMVPQKEANQIMDRLSQLGAEAILASDLRIARF, encoded by the coding sequence ATGATCAAAATTGCAGTACCAAATAAAGGTTCCTTATCAGAAGCGGCTTTAGAAATACTTGGTGAGGCCGGTTATAAGGGCCGTGGCCACTCCAAAACCTTGAACGTGGTGGATCTGGATAACGGGGTGGAGTTCTTCTTCCTCCGCCCGAAGGACATCGCGATCTATGTTGCCCGCGGCGTGCTCGACCTAGGGATTACAGGGCGCGATTTAGCGCTCGATTCCAACGCGCAATTTAAAGAGGTCCTCTCACTTGGCTTCGGTGACTCAACATTTCGCTACGCCGCACCCCAAGGAAAGGGGTGGGATATCTCTCACCTGGAAGGCAAGCGTGTGGCAACGTCGTACCCGAATTTGGTCCGCCAGGACTTGGCGGAGAAGGGGATTTCCGCCGATGTGATCCGCCTAGACGGGGCGGTGGAAATATCCATCCACTTAGGCGTAGCCGATGTCATTGCTGATGTCGTGTCAACTGGTACTACGTTGCGACAGCAGGGCTTGGCACCCTTTGGCGAGCCCATCGTAACCTCGGAGGCCGTGGTTATTAAGCGCCACGATGCAGAGGTGACGCCGGAAGAGCAGGTTGTCTTGGGTCGCATTCAAGGAATTTTGCACGCACGCACCTACCTCATGATCGACTACAACATCGCGGAAGAAAATCTGGACAAAGCGGCTGGTGTTACTCCAGGCCTGACTGGACCAACGGTCTCACCGTTGGCGCGGCAAGACTGGGTGGCGGTGCGTGCGATGGTTCCGCAAAAAGAAGCCAACCAGATTATGGATCGACTTTCCCAACTCGGTGCGGAGGCCATTTTGGCTTCCGATCTCCGCATTGCCCGCTTTTAG
- a CDS encoding anaerobic C4-dicarboxylate transporter, which produces MVIVHIVIVLAAIILGARIGSIGIGMAGGLGVLLLGVAGVPVTREDIPFDVIAIIMTVIAAIAAMQKAGGMDYLVHVAEKFLRKNPKKITYYAPIVTWLMTVLAGTGHTSFSTLPVIVEVAKEGKVRPSRPLSIAVVAAQLGICASPISAAVVILAGLLEPMGVGYLQVLGVLIPATFLSIFPAAWLANRFGKELEDDPIYQERKAQGLVKEPIGASKYEPKEGAKSSVVIFLIAIVIVMAWATISSEQVGLITDPTLPRNEAIMTVMLSAATIIVLKTKVPAADVLNTPVFKSGMSACICVLGVAWLGTTLINHYLDDIQALAGDVIEASPWLLAVVLFFAAALLYSQAATTKALMPAALALGVSPVTAVAAFPAVSALFILPTYPTLLAAVEMDDTGTTKIGKAVFNHPFLIPGVVSIVGSVLLGYALGAVII; this is translated from the coding sequence ATGGTTATTGTTCATATTGTCATCGTTCTCGCGGCCATTATCTTGGGTGCGAGAATTGGGTCCATAGGCATCGGCATGGCCGGTGGCCTGGGCGTTCTCCTTTTGGGTGTTGCGGGAGTTCCCGTAACTAGGGAAGACATTCCGTTCGACGTCATCGCCATCATCATGACGGTGATCGCGGCCATCGCCGCCATGCAAAAAGCTGGTGGCATGGACTATTTGGTTCACGTGGCCGAGAAATTCCTGCGCAAAAACCCTAAGAAAATTACGTACTACGCACCCATCGTGACCTGGCTGATGACGGTCTTGGCCGGTACCGGACACACCTCCTTTTCCACGCTGCCGGTGATCGTTGAGGTGGCCAAGGAGGGCAAGGTCCGCCCGTCGCGCCCGCTATCTATCGCGGTCGTCGCCGCGCAGCTGGGTATCTGTGCCTCGCCAATTTCGGCCGCGGTTGTCATCCTGGCTGGCCTGCTTGAGCCCATGGGCGTGGGGTACCTCCAGGTCCTCGGCGTGCTCATTCCAGCTACCTTCCTGTCCATCTTCCCCGCAGCGTGGCTGGCCAATAGGTTTGGCAAGGAACTGGAAGATGATCCAATCTACCAAGAGCGCAAGGCGCAGGGCCTGGTCAAAGAGCCGATTGGTGCTAGCAAATATGAGCCAAAGGAAGGCGCTAAGTCTTCCGTCGTTATCTTCCTTATCGCCATCGTTATCGTCATGGCGTGGGCGACCATTTCTTCAGAGCAGGTTGGCCTTATTACGGATCCCACGTTGCCGCGCAATGAGGCGATTATGACCGTGATGCTTTCGGCCGCGACGATCATCGTTCTGAAGACCAAGGTTCCGGCCGCTGACGTCCTGAATACCCCGGTATTTAAATCGGGTATGTCCGCCTGCATCTGTGTGCTGGGTGTCGCGTGGTTGGGAACCACCCTCATTAACCACTACTTGGACGATATTCAAGCCTTGGCTGGCGACGTCATTGAAGCTTCGCCATGGTTGCTGGCAGTGGTGCTCTTCTTCGCCGCAGCCCTGCTGTACTCGCAGGCCGCCACCACCAAGGCACTCATGCCCGCCGCCTTGGCGCTGGGAGTAAGCCCGGTTACCGCCGTGGCCGCATTCCCTGCAGTATCTGCCCTGTTTATCCTGCCTACGTACCCAACGTTGCTGGCGGCGGTGGAAATGGATGATACGGGCACGACCAAGATCGGCAAGGCAGTATTCAACCACCCATTCCTTATCCCTGGCGTGGTCAGCATTGTCGGTTCTGTGCTCCTGGGCTACGCACTCGGCGCGGTAATCATCTAG
- the aspA gene encoding aspartate ammonia-lyase, translating into MAKSSKKEEKDTKSAAKEGQEKQEDKTTHSAQKKVAEQKQPKTSSKSTRTETDLIGDLEIPADAYFGVHTVRAMDNFQISYVTINTIPHFIRGMVQVKKAAAMANRRLHVLPKKKAEAIIWACDQILDEGRCMDQFPLDVFQGGAGTSLNMNTNEVVANLALEHLGEEKGSYDIINPNDDVNMSQSTNDAYPTGFRLGLYAAIDDLVVRIDSLRSAFQNKGNEFQDILKMGRTQLQDAVPMTLGDEFKGFANNLNEEQAVLRDAQSRLLQIXLGAXAIGTGVNXPAGYRHQVTAALSEVTGLEMKTASDLIEATSDCGAYVFLHSAIKRTAMKLSKICNDLRLLSSGPRAGLGEINLPARQAGSSIMPGKVNPVIPEVVNQTCFKVFGNDHVVTMAAEAGQLQLNVMEPVIGEALFQSIRIMGNAVDALREKCVTGITANADVCRRYVENSIGIVTYLNPFIGHHNGDEIAKESLKTGKGVKELVLEKGLLDEATLNKVLSVENLMHPEFRGQLFLDEN; encoded by the coding sequence ATGGCAAAGTCGTCTAAGAAAGAAGAAAAAGACACTAAGTCTGCTGCAAAGGAAGGGCAGGAAAAGCAGGAGGATAAGACCACTCATTCTGCACAGAAAAAGGTAGCTGAGCAGAAGCAGCCAAAGACGTCGAGCAAGAGCACTCGTACGGAGACCGACCTGATCGGTGACTTGGAAATTCCTGCTGATGCCTACTTTGGTGTCCACACCGTCCGCGCGATGGATAACTTCCAGATTTCCTACGTGACCATTAACACCATTCCGCACTTCATCCGCGGCATGGTGCAGGTCAAGAAGGCCGCTGCGATGGCCAACCGTCGCCTGCACGTGCTTCCAAAGAAGAAGGCAGAGGCCATCATCTGGGCTTGTGACCAGATTTTGGACGAGGGCCGCTGCATGGACCAGTTCCCGCTCGATGTATTCCAAGGCGGCGCCGGCACCTCGTTGAACATGAACACCAATGAGGTCGTTGCCAACCTCGCCCTTGAGCACTTGGGGGAGGAGAAGGGCTCCTACGACATCATCAACCCCAACGACGATGTCAACATGTCCCAGTCCACTAACGATGCTTACCCAACTGGCTTCCGTTTGGGCCTTTACGCTGCCATCGATGACCTCGTCGTGCGTATCGACAGCCTACGTTCCGCATTCCAGAACAAAGGCAATGAGTTCCAAGACATCCTGAAGATGGGCCGCACCCAGCTTCAGGATGCCGTCCCCATGACCTTGGGCGATGAATTCAAGGGCTTTGCCAATAACCTTAATGAGGAGCAGGCCGTTCTGCGCGATGCACAGAGCCGCTTGCTGCAGATCAMCCTCGGCGCCMCCGCCATCGGCACCGGCGTTAACMCCCCAGCCGGCTACCGTCACCAGGTAACCGCCGCTTTGTCTGAAGTCACCGGCTTGGAGATGAAGACTGCAAGCGACCTAATCGAGGCCACCTCTGACTGCGGTGCCTACGTATTCTTGCACTCCGCCATCAAGCGCACCGCCATGAAGCTGTCCAAGATCTGTAACGACTTGCGCCTGCTGTCCTCTGGCCCACGCGCCGGCCTTGGCGAGATCAACCTGCCGGCCCGCCAGGCAGGTTCCTCCATCATGCCGGGTAAGGTCAACCCGGTTATCCCAGAGGTTGTCAACCAGACTTGCTTCAAGGTCTTCGGCAATGACCACGTCGTGACCATGGCCGCAGAGGCTGGCCAGCTGCAGCTCAACGTGATGGAGCCGGTCATCGGTGAGGCGCTGTTCCAGTCCATCCGCATCATGGGCAACGCGGTCGATGCGCTGCGCGAAAAGTGCGTCACCGGCATTACCGCTAACGCCGATGTATGCCGTCGGTACGTGGAGAACTCCATCGGTATCGTCACCTACCTGAACCCATTCATTGGCCACCACAACGGTGACGAGATTGCCAAGGAATCCCTCAAGACCGGCAAGGGCGTCAAGGAACTCGTCTTGGAGAAGGGCCTTCTGGATGAGGCAACGCTGAACAAGGTGCTGTCGGTAGAAAACCTCATGCACCCAGAATTCCGCGGCCAGCTTTTCTTGGACGAAAACTAA
- a CDS encoding HAD family hydrolase, which translates to MTTVSNFQLLSRPAAIFWDMDGTLTNSEPLWGEATYYLSEVLGKRLTPSQRLETVGATFTTTLRICADNAGVVLGQGDVEAYRHKMFDYMKTLFAGRLEIFPGIPELLTSLHQDGMPMMVTTNTDRDVADAAIAVIGSEYFVDTICGDEVPTGKPAPDMYLEAARRLQLDPAQCLVFEDSPAGMRAAVAAGCTVIGLPEDEGVEVPEGVVEISRLRDSRHLAGARHVDVYEWFRAIQEMK; encoded by the coding sequence ATGACCACAGTGAGTAATTTCCAGCTTTTGTCCCGTCCAGCGGCGATTTTCTGGGACATGGACGGCACCTTAACCAACTCGGAGCCCCTGTGGGGCGAGGCAACGTACTATCTTTCAGAAGTGCTGGGAAAACGCCTTACCCCCAGCCAACGTCTGGAGACGGTGGGGGCTACTTTTACGACGACGTTGCGCATTTGCGCCGACAACGCTGGGGTTGTCTTGGGCCAAGGCGATGTCGAGGCCTACCGGCACAAGATGTTTGATTATATGAAGACTCTTTTTGCCGGCCGCCTCGAAATTTTTCCCGGCATCCCTGAGCTTTTAACCTCGCTGCATCAGGATGGGATGCCGATGATGGTTACGACGAATACGGACCGCGACGTTGCGGACGCCGCCATTGCGGTCATCGGCAGCGAGTATTTTGTAGACACTATTTGCGGCGATGAAGTTCCCACCGGCAAGCCTGCCCCAGACATGTACTTGGAAGCGGCTCGGCGCCTGCAGCTTGATCCAGCTCAGTGCCTTGTATTTGAGGATTCCCCAGCTGGTATGCGCGCTGCCGTGGCTGCGGGATGCACCGTTATCGGTTTGCCCGAGGATGAAGGCGTGGAAGTACCGGAAGGTGTAGTGGAGATTTCCCGGTTGCGCGATTCTCGCCACCTCGCAGGCGCACGCCATGTAGATGTCTACGAGTGGTTCCGAGCTATCCAGGAAATGAAATAA